The window GCGCCGAGCTGCTCGATCTCGTCGAGCGAGTCGACGACGATCCGCCGGACGCCGTACGCGAGAGCCGCCTTCAGGTCTTCGGGCGTCTTCGCGTTGCCGTGCAGCAGCATGCGCTCCGCGGGGAAGCCGACTGAGCGCGCGACGGCGATCTCGCCCGCGGAGCACGTGTCGAGCGACAACCCCTCTTCGGCGACCCAGCGGAGTACGGACCGCGTACACAGCGCCTTGCTCGCGTACGCGACTTCGACGTCCGGCAGCGCGCGCCGGTACTCGCGCGCGATGTCGCGGACCTGCTGCTCGTCGATGAGGTAGGACGGCGTCCCGAAGCGGGCAGCGAGGTGGCTGACCCGCGCGCCGGCGAAGAGGAGTTCGCCGTCTTCGCCGAGTCGGGTGCTTCGCGGCCAGACTCCGGGCTCGAGGTGATCGTCGGCTTCGCAGCCGAGGCTGGGAAGAAGCTCGCTGAGCGTCACAGGTGCCTCCGGGCATCACGCGGATCGGACTCGGTCAGGACACCGCCGACTCCTTCGCCGCGCGTCCCCCGCGAATGCCGTCCTGACGGGTTCCGGGGCGCCGCTGACGCCTTGTTAACGCGCGAGTAACTTCGGCCACACCCGCGGCTGACCTGCGCAGAGCTGAATTTCCGTGGGGCAGTCGTCACACGAGGCCGAGCTTGCCGCGGGCGCGTCCCGACTGGCTCGCCTGACGGCGGGTCAGGCCGGCCGCCCGGTTCGACGGAAGGCCGTTGCCGCGTGGCCGCTCTGGTCAGCTTGCCTTGTGGTCCGCCGCCGTGCCGCAGACGCAGCCGCGGTCGGTTCCCTGGCCGGCCGCTGTTGCCGCGCAGTAGCGGCGGGCTATTGCGTCGTGCGCCTCCCATGGGTGGGGGCAGTTCGGGCACTGCGGTTCGGTGCGCGGTACCTCGGGTGCGTCGGGCGCCGGGGCCGTCATGCCGGTGCCGCCTTCGTCCGCAGCGGCTCGCCCACCGCGTGGAGGTGCTGCAGCACGTAGCCGTACGAGCGGGCCCAGCCGCACTGGGCGTAGGAAATCCCGTGCCGCTCGCAGAACTCCCGGACGATCACCTGCGCGTGCCTGAGGTTCGGCCGGGCCATGCTCGGGAACAGGTGGTGCTCGATCTGGTAGTTCAGCCCGCCGAGCGCGAAGTCGACGATCCGGCCGCCGCGGATGTTGCGCGAGGTCAGTACCTGCTTGCGCAGGAAGTCGAGCCGGTGCCCGGCCGTCAGCATCTCCATGCCCTTGTGGTTGGGCGCGAACGAGCAGCCCATGTACAGGCCCCACAGGAACTGGTGCACCAGGATGAAGATGATCCCGGTCAGCGGCGACAGCACGATGAACACCGCCGCGAGGTACGCCGCGAGGTGCGCGATCAGGAGCGCGGACTCCAGCTTGCGCCGGCGAAGATCCTTGCGCAGCACCGCTTTCACGCTCGAGACGTGCAGGTTCAGGCCTTCGAGCAGCAGCAG of the Amycolatopsis sp. NBC_01488 genome contains:
- a CDS encoding fatty acid desaturase family protein, whose product is MTSTQVPDTPATAGSDFAELSRLVKDAGLLRRRRRYYAIRIGLNLAAFGGGWVAFAYLGDSWWQLFLAAFFAMMFAQLSFIGHDAGHKQIFRSRRANDATGFVHGGLTGLSYGWWVGTHARHHANPNNEDEDPDVDIAALAFSKAQSSQKRGFLRWVAKYQAFLFFPLLLLEGLNLHVSSVKAVLRKDLRRRKLESALLIAHLAAYLAAVFIVLSPLTGIIFILVHQFLWGLYMGCSFAPNHKGMEMLTAGHRLDFLRKQVLTSRNIRGGRIVDFALGGLNYQIEHHLFPSMARPNLRHAQVIVREFCERHGISYAQCGWARSYGYVLQHLHAVGEPLRTKAAPA
- a CDS encoding RGCVC family protein, with the translated sequence MTAPAPDAPEVPRTEPQCPNCPHPWEAHDAIARRYCAATAAGQGTDRGCVCGTAADHKAS